One part of the Capra hircus breed San Clemente chromosome 4, ASM170441v1, whole genome shotgun sequence genome encodes these proteins:
- the FAM221A gene encoding protein FAM221A isoform X2 has translation MERLTLPPGGAAAVDEYVEYRRIVGEDDGGKLFTPEEYEEYKRKVLPMRLQNRLYVSWRSPMGMDCKLVGPETLCFCTHRYKQHKTDFETIPLQRPISLPCQVRGCPCRAYLYVPLNGTQPIRCRCKHFADQHSAAPGFVCNACSKCSGFHSCFTCACGQPAYAHDTVVETKQERLAQGKPVGQDVPYAAMGGLTGFSSLAEGYMRLDDSGIGAPSAEFLDSPVTAMDHPFLKAFQASSSSSPETLTGTSSQVSSLRKPEEDDMAFFERRHQERIKMEKAAKQKGKAPLPATMKPS, from the exons ATGGAGCGGCTAACGTTACCTCCTGGCGGCGCGGCGGCAGTGGACGAGTACGTGGAGTACCGGAG AATTGTTGGTGAGGATGATGGAGGGAAACTTTTTACTCCTGAGGAATATGAAGAATACAAAAGAAAAGTCTTACCTATGCGTTTACAGAACAGATTGTATGTGAGTTGGCGATCACCCATGGGAATGGATTGTAAACTTGTGGGTCCAGAGACACTGTGTTTTTGTACACATAG gtaTAAGCAACATAAAACTGACTTTGAAACGATTCCTCTACAGCGCCCCATCAGTCTGCCTTGCCAAGTGAGGGGCTGCCCTTGCAGGGCTTACCTCTATGTGCCTCTGAACGGCACACAGCCCATTCGCTGCAGATGTAAGCACTTTGCTGATCAACACAGTGCGGCCCCTGGCTTTGTATGCAATGCCT GTTCTAAGTGTTCAGGATTTcacagttgcttcacttgtgcTTGTGGTCAGCCTGCATATGCCCATGACACAGTAGTGGAAACTAAGCAAGAAAGACTGGCTCAGGGAAAGCCAGTGGGGCAGGATGTTCCTTATGCAGCAATGGGAGGATTAACTGGCTTCAGCTCGCTGGCAGAAGGCTACATGCGATTAGATGACAGTGGAATTG GTGCACCATCAGCTGAATTTTTAGACTCTCCAGTTACGGCCATGGACCACCCATTTCTAAAGGCATTTCAAGCATCATCTAGCTCTTCTCCAGAAACGCTAACAG GTACAAGTAGTCAAGTTTCTTCCTTAAGGAAACCGGAAGAGGACGATATGGCTTTCTTTGAAAGACGACACCAGGAGAGG ataaaaatggaaaaggctgctaagcagaaaggaaaagcacCATTGCCAGCAACTATGAAACCTTCATGA
- the FAM221A gene encoding protein FAM221A isoform X1, which produces MERLTLPPGGAAAVDEYVEYRRIVGEDDGGKLFTPEEYEEYKRKVLPMRLQNRLYVSWRSPMGMDCKLVGPETLCFCTHRYKQHKTDFETIPLQRPISLPCQVRGCPCRAYLYVPLNGTQPIRCRCKHFADQHSAAPGFVCNACSKCSGFHSCFTCACGQPAYAHDTVVETKQERLAQGKPVGQDVPYAAMGGLTGFSSLAEGYMRLDDSGIGAPSAEFLDSPVTAMDHPFLKAFQASSSSSPETLTVGTSSQVSSLRKPEEDDMAFFERRHQERIKMEKAAKQKGKAPLPATMKPS; this is translated from the exons ATGGAGCGGCTAACGTTACCTCCTGGCGGCGCGGCGGCAGTGGACGAGTACGTGGAGTACCGGAG AATTGTTGGTGAGGATGATGGAGGGAAACTTTTTACTCCTGAGGAATATGAAGAATACAAAAGAAAAGTCTTACCTATGCGTTTACAGAACAGATTGTATGTGAGTTGGCGATCACCCATGGGAATGGATTGTAAACTTGTGGGTCCAGAGACACTGTGTTTTTGTACACATAG gtaTAAGCAACATAAAACTGACTTTGAAACGATTCCTCTACAGCGCCCCATCAGTCTGCCTTGCCAAGTGAGGGGCTGCCCTTGCAGGGCTTACCTCTATGTGCCTCTGAACGGCACACAGCCCATTCGCTGCAGATGTAAGCACTTTGCTGATCAACACAGTGCGGCCCCTGGCTTTGTATGCAATGCCT GTTCTAAGTGTTCAGGATTTcacagttgcttcacttgtgcTTGTGGTCAGCCTGCATATGCCCATGACACAGTAGTGGAAACTAAGCAAGAAAGACTGGCTCAGGGAAAGCCAGTGGGGCAGGATGTTCCTTATGCAGCAATGGGAGGATTAACTGGCTTCAGCTCGCTGGCAGAAGGCTACATGCGATTAGATGACAGTGGAATTG GTGCACCATCAGCTGAATTTTTAGACTCTCCAGTTACGGCCATGGACCACCCATTTCTAAAGGCATTTCAAGCATCATCTAGCTCTTCTCCAGAAACGCTAACAG TAGGTACAAGTAGTCAAGTTTCTTCCTTAAGGAAACCGGAAGAGGACGATATGGCTTTCTTTGAAAGACGACACCAGGAGAGG ataaaaatggaaaaggctgctaagcagaaaggaaaagcacCATTGCCAGCAACTATGAAACCTTCATGA
- the FAM221A gene encoding protein FAM221A isoform X3 has product MERLTLPPGGAAAVDEYVEYRRIVGEDDGGKLFTPEEYEEYKRKVLPMRLQNRLYVSWRSPMGMDCKLVGPETLCFCTHRYKQHKTDFETIPLQRPISLPCQVRGCPCRAYLYVPLNGTQPIRCRCKHFADQHSAAPGFVCNACSKCSGFHSCFTCACGQPAYAHDTVVETKQERLAQGKPVGQDVPYAAMGGLTGFSSLAEGYMRLDDSGIGAPSAEFLDSPVTAMDHPFLKAFQASSSSSPETLTVGTSSQVSSLRKPEEDDMAFFERRHQERELGQC; this is encoded by the exons ATGGAGCGGCTAACGTTACCTCCTGGCGGCGCGGCGGCAGTGGACGAGTACGTGGAGTACCGGAG AATTGTTGGTGAGGATGATGGAGGGAAACTTTTTACTCCTGAGGAATATGAAGAATACAAAAGAAAAGTCTTACCTATGCGTTTACAGAACAGATTGTATGTGAGTTGGCGATCACCCATGGGAATGGATTGTAAACTTGTGGGTCCAGAGACACTGTGTTTTTGTACACATAG gtaTAAGCAACATAAAACTGACTTTGAAACGATTCCTCTACAGCGCCCCATCAGTCTGCCTTGCCAAGTGAGGGGCTGCCCTTGCAGGGCTTACCTCTATGTGCCTCTGAACGGCACACAGCCCATTCGCTGCAGATGTAAGCACTTTGCTGATCAACACAGTGCGGCCCCTGGCTTTGTATGCAATGCCT GTTCTAAGTGTTCAGGATTTcacagttgcttcacttgtgcTTGTGGTCAGCCTGCATATGCCCATGACACAGTAGTGGAAACTAAGCAAGAAAGACTGGCTCAGGGAAAGCCAGTGGGGCAGGATGTTCCTTATGCAGCAATGGGAGGATTAACTGGCTTCAGCTCGCTGGCAGAAGGCTACATGCGATTAGATGACAGTGGAATTG GTGCACCATCAGCTGAATTTTTAGACTCTCCAGTTACGGCCATGGACCACCCATTTCTAAAGGCATTTCAAGCATCATCTAGCTCTTCTCCAGAAACGCTAACAG TAGGTACAAGTAGTCAAGTTTCTTCCTTAAGGAAACCGGAAGAGGACGATATGGCTTTCTTTGAAAGACGACACCAGGAGAGG gaacttGGGCAGTGTTGA